The proteins below are encoded in one region of Candidatus Eremiobacterota bacterium:
- a CDS encoding amidohydrolase — MSLLIRNAAVNGTTQDIYLKEGLISKIGTLQSFDADEVLDAQGKIALPSFFNTHTHAAMTLLRGYADDMFLQEWLEKKIWPAEARLSEEDVYWGARLACLEMIKSGTTFFNDMYWFWQGTARAVTEMGLRAALSIVMIDMGDTLKAREQFRLNEEFLAMSTTLDPKILCVLGPHAIYTVSEESLRWCADFSEKNSLMVHIHLSETEKEVIDCLNAHGKRPVEYLHSLGLLTPRTIIAHAVWVNDYEISLMSEHGVKVAHNPVSNMKLAVGSAMPYGKLKKAGVTVSLGTDGCSSNNNLDMMESMKFACLLQKFHSSDCCILPAKEAFTMATESGAKAFGLKAGVLDEGSLGDLILLDDHRADMTPGHNIFSDIAYSASSAAVDTVVCDGKILMRDGIVPGEDEIISKGKEYSRKFRLSSP, encoded by the coding sequence GTGAGCCTTCTGATAAGGAATGCCGCCGTTAACGGCACCACGCAGGATATTTACCTCAAAGAGGGGCTGATTTCAAAGATCGGGACCCTGCAGAGCTTTGATGCAGATGAAGTGCTTGATGCGCAGGGCAAGATTGCCCTCCCTTCATTCTTCAACACCCATACCCACGCGGCAATGACCCTTTTAAGAGGCTACGCCGATGATATGTTCCTCCAGGAATGGCTGGAAAAAAAGATCTGGCCCGCCGAGGCCCGTCTCTCTGAAGAAGACGTTTACTGGGGCGCCAGGCTCGCATGCCTTGAGATGATAAAGAGCGGCACCACTTTTTTCAATGACATGTACTGGTTCTGGCAGGGCACTGCCAGGGCGGTGACGGAAATGGGCCTCCGGGCAGCTCTCTCGATAGTGATGATTGACATGGGCGACACATTGAAAGCCCGTGAGCAGTTCCGTCTGAATGAGGAATTCCTTGCCATGAGCACGACGCTTGACCCGAAGATACTCTGCGTTCTCGGCCCCCATGCAATCTACACTGTTTCAGAGGAGAGCCTCCGCTGGTGCGCCGACTTCTCAGAAAAAAACAGCCTCATGGTCCACATCCATCTCTCCGAGACGGAAAAAGAGGTGATTGACTGCCTCAACGCCCATGGGAAGCGCCCTGTTGAATACCTCCACTCCCTGGGGCTTCTCACGCCGCGCACCATAATAGCCCATGCCGTCTGGGTCAATGATTACGAGATCAGCCTCATGAGCGAGCATGGCGTGAAAGTTGCCCACAACCCGGTCTCGAACATGAAGCTTGCCGTGGGGAGCGCAATGCCCTACGGGAAGCTGAAAAAGGCAGGGGTGACGGTGTCGCTTGGAACTGACGGCTGTTCCTCCAATAATAACCTCGATATGATGGAGAGCATGAAGTTTGCCTGCCTTCTCCAGAAATTCCATTCCAGTGACTGCTGCATCCTCCCCGCGAAAGAGGCTTTCACCATGGCGACAGAGTCGGGCGCAAAAGCCTTCGGCCTTAAAGCCGGCGTGCTTGATGAGGGCTCTCTCGGCGATCTTATCCTTCTCGATGACCACAGGGCCGATATGACGCCGGGGCACAACATATTCTCCGATATCGCCTATTCAGCCTCGAGCGCTGCCGTTGACACCGTGGTATGCGATGGAAAGATCCTCATGAGAGATGGGATTGTACCTGGCGAGGATGAAATAATCTCGAAAGGGAAGGAATATTCCAGGAAATTCCGTCTCAGTTCCCCCTGA
- a CDS encoding YfhO family protein — MSHRLRTGIYLAAIALLAVLFFSDFIFGGKAYLATGLISNDPVFGGMLPDEKWNYQLGDIIAYGYPADFFYNRMCHQGRTWLWNPHSMCGFPVVPDARAGLFYPVKMLAHRLLPVEKAHGLLIFIHTLVAGIAMFFLARSFQCSPCASLLAAVIWMFSGLATGWLEYGDIANVNAYFPLAFLFFRKSIMEQKARYAVITGMILGVYQLVALLQYSLYFALFFFAYGLFMVFTGSTSLRRCALSFLLTGLFAFGVSAVQTLLSVEMLRYTQREAFTWNEVFQLYSAPLWTFLLTFLCPQALGNPALGLHFFARGSMMYHETCWYIGILSIPFAVAGILSCRARERLFFAFAALCALLWAGCTIFYYPVFTFLPLFNKMIPGRFIYLALFCLCILAASGFHRYFEEKEARKPVTSTVIILLAFYGICFATVLLFQAIPGLFIPLLKWGFPRVQYSFTCGRGPEMYLEYMKAIASYYSPMNLWLFLPAIILAAGALVLRAFQRGSLQVKLASHLALFLVMADLGLSGILYIPVTERKAPEPTPPLRYLMAQQGPFRVLNLASPDPNNLFQVFSIDDAGGGQSLYPSWFQQLMSTVESGFRAQERVIFGNVVKMTGYQSPVFSMLNVRYFILEKPLPGPDSTLREVLRDRVVIYENLAALPRAYLVKGFRVDSREAILNRVSSKDFSPEETACLEHEPHFSADTPAAEEGTGTSIEEYAPDIVTITAHCSEKSILFISQVFYPGWEAAVDGRPAEVLKANYAFQAVALGKGSHRVVLSFRPTLFKKGILITVATSLTGLLLLLLAPRGERPQKSPLQPKGENSSSSEEKEEVKVEKAGGEKAEPQQQEP; from the coding sequence TGGCTCTGGAACCCCCACTCCATGTGCGGCTTTCCCGTCGTGCCCGACGCAAGGGCCGGCCTGTTCTACCCCGTCAAGATGCTTGCCCACCGCCTCCTCCCCGTGGAAAAGGCCCACGGCCTCCTCATCTTTATTCACACGCTCGTCGCCGGCATCGCCATGTTTTTCCTGGCGCGAAGCTTCCAGTGCTCACCCTGCGCCTCGCTCCTTGCCGCGGTGATATGGATGTTTTCAGGCCTGGCGACGGGATGGCTCGAGTACGGTGACATCGCCAACGTGAACGCCTATTTCCCCCTGGCCTTTCTCTTCTTCAGGAAAAGCATCATGGAGCAGAAGGCACGGTACGCCGTCATCACGGGGATGATCCTGGGAGTCTACCAGCTCGTGGCCCTTCTCCAGTATTCCCTCTACTTCGCCCTCTTTTTCTTCGCCTACGGCCTCTTCATGGTCTTCACCGGCTCCACGAGCCTGAGAAGATGCGCCCTCTCCTTTCTGCTTACAGGCCTTTTCGCCTTCGGGGTCTCGGCGGTACAGACCCTCCTCTCCGTGGAGATGCTCAGGTACACCCAGCGTGAAGCCTTCACGTGGAATGAGGTCTTCCAGCTTTACTCGGCGCCCCTCTGGACCTTTCTCCTCACCTTTCTCTGCCCCCAGGCGCTGGGAAACCCCGCCCTGGGCCTCCACTTCTTCGCCAGGGGCTCCATGATGTACCATGAGACCTGCTGGTATATCGGGATCCTCTCCATCCCCTTCGCCGTAGCAGGTATCCTGTCATGCAGGGCAAGGGAGCGTCTTTTCTTCGCCTTCGCGGCCCTCTGCGCCCTTCTGTGGGCCGGCTGCACCATCTTTTACTACCCTGTCTTTACCTTCCTTCCCCTCTTTAACAAAATGATCCCGGGAAGGTTCATATATCTTGCTCTCTTCTGCCTCTGCATACTCGCCGCCTCAGGTTTTCACCGTTATTTCGAAGAAAAGGAGGCACGGAAGCCCGTCACCTCCACCGTGATAATCCTCCTGGCCTTCTACGGCATATGCTTCGCCACAGTGCTCCTCTTCCAGGCCATCCCTGGCCTCTTCATCCCGCTCCTGAAATGGGGATTCCCCCGCGTGCAGTATTCCTTCACCTGCGGGAGAGGCCCCGAGATGTACCTTGAATATATGAAAGCCATCGCCTCTTATTACAGCCCAATGAACCTCTGGCTGTTCCTTCCCGCCATTATCCTCGCGGCAGGGGCGCTTGTGCTCCGCGCCTTCCAGAGAGGCTCGCTTCAGGTGAAACTCGCATCACACCTGGCATTGTTCCTCGTGATGGCGGATCTCGGCCTCTCAGGAATTCTATATATCCCCGTCACGGAAAGAAAGGCCCCTGAGCCCACTCCTCCTCTCAGGTATCTCATGGCGCAGCAGGGCCCTTTCCGCGTGCTGAACCTTGCGTCTCCCGATCCGAACAATCTTTTCCAGGTTTTTTCCATAGATGACGCCGGCGGCGGCCAGTCACTCTACCCCTCATGGTTTCAGCAGCTGATGAGCACCGTCGAGTCAGGCTTCAGGGCTCAGGAAAGGGTCATATTCGGCAACGTGGTGAAGATGACAGGCTATCAGTCGCCCGTCTTTTCAATGCTCAACGTGCGCTACTTCATTCTTGAAAAGCCCCTCCCCGGGCCTGACAGCACACTCAGGGAGGTCCTGCGTGACAGGGTTGTCATTTATGAGAATCTGGCGGCGCTCCCCAGGGCATATCTCGTGAAGGGTTTCAGGGTGGATTCCCGTGAAGCCATATTGAACCGCGTCTCTTCGAAGGACTTCAGTCCTGAAGAGACCGCCTGTCTTGAGCATGAGCCTCATTTTTCAGCTGATACCCCGGCAGCAGAGGAGGGGACAGGGACTTCCATTGAGGAATACGCTCCCGACATTGTTACTATCACTGCTCACTGCAGTGAGAAGTCAATTCTCTTCATATCCCAGGTCTTCTACCCCGGGTGGGAAGCAGCCGTTGACGGCAGGCCCGCTGAAGTATTGAAGGCCAATTACGCCTTCCAGGCAGTGGCGCTGGGAAAAGGAAGCCACCGCGTGGTCCTCTCCTTCAGGCCGACACTCTTCAAAAAGGGAATTCTCATCACGGTGGCGACATCATTGACGGGCCTCCTCTTACTTCTCCTTGCCCCGCGCGGGGAAAGGCCTCAGAAAAGCCCGCTGCAGCCAAAAGGGGAAAACTCCTCCTCATCGGAAGAAAAAGAGGAGGTAAAGGTTGAAAAGGCCGGCGGCGAGAAAGCAGAGCCCCAGCAGCAGGAGCCTTGA